TCGGTATCCATTTTCAATTGGAAACTACCACGGAACTGCAACGGATCCACTGGCTTTGGTATGCGGGTATTAAGCTCCTTAATCGATGCCAAATTCATCATCATATAGCTGGTAGCATCGTTGAAGGTGCCCTTATAAATACAAgcgaataattttaatttcaaagagAAAACTTTAACTGATACTTACACGATCATCTTTCAAAATGAATGGCTGTCGCACCATGCGCGAATTGATGGCCTTCACGGGCCTCTCCAGCGGATAGTGTACCAAATGCATGCCACTATCCTTATCTAGCAGATATTTAGACAGCCACTTGTCATATATTTCACCGACCAAACGCACCTGCACCGGTGTGCTCCACACCATTGTTTTAATCTGCTCACCATCGGCTTTCAAAGCGCCCAAATCCAACTCGATCGTATCCATGCCAGGTGCGCTCAATGCGAGACGCTGAGGCGCCAACAATTTCGTAGCAATCAAGACCATGCGTGGATAAACGCGTGCGGTGATCATTTCATTCGAGTCATTGATGACCATTAGCATACGATCGCGACAGCCCAGATATTTTAAGCCCAATATATCGCAATTGATCTCCTCATTGTCCTCCAATTTTAGTGGTGCGCATGACTTTATCGGAAATATGTTGATTTGTTCCAAAGTGCCTACGCGACGCCATTTCTTAGGAATAGCATTGCGTTTCTTCCACTGCAGATAGTACCAGTAAGCCAGCCCAGTGGCAAGCGTGACCCCAAAACCGATGGCAAGTTTGCTAGTCGCGCTTGATGGGCCTGTGTGTACGAATTTTTTCGTGTGAGTGTTGGTATAAA
The sequence above is drawn from the Bactrocera oleae isolate idBacOlea1 chromosome 5, idBacOlea1, whole genome shotgun sequence genome and encodes:
- the LOC106615794 gene encoding mitochondrial amidoxime-reducing component 1 codes for the protein MSSPSSATSKLAIGFGVTLATGLAYWYYLQWKKRNAIPKKWRRVGTLEQINIFPIKSCAPLKLEDNEEINCDILGLKYLGCRDRMLMVINDSNEMITARVYPRMVLIATKLLAPQRLALSAPGMDTIELDLGALKADGEQIKTMVWSTPVQVRLVGEIYDKWLSKYLLDKDSGMHLVHYPLERPVKAINSRMVRQPFILKDDRGTFNDATSYMMMNLASIKELNTRIPKPVDPLQFRGSFQLKMDTDEPYAEDHWQWVKIGDEVIFRVVAPCTRCIFPNINVTTAIRDPDGEPLNTLKKYRMFKGYASPAIGIHLGLRSVGSIKKNAVVYVEDK